A genomic region of Stenotrophomonas sp. NA06056 contains the following coding sequences:
- a CDS encoding RidA family protein codes for MSHRDVVFPAGRQALYERNRYSPAIRSNGFLFVSGQVGSREDGSPEPDFEAQVRRAFDNLNAVLAAAGCTFDDVVDVTVFLVDPETNFEKAWAIVPEYWGEAPHPTLTGIGVTWLYGFQFEIKVIAKLP; via the coding sequence ATGTCCCATCGTGATGTCGTCTTTCCCGCCGGCCGGCAGGCGCTGTACGAGCGCAACCGCTACTCGCCTGCAATCCGATCCAATGGCTTTCTGTTCGTCTCCGGCCAGGTCGGCAGTCGCGAGGACGGCTCGCCCGAGCCCGACTTCGAAGCCCAGGTGCGTCGCGCCTTCGACAACCTCAACGCGGTGCTGGCCGCGGCCGGCTGCACGTTCGACGACGTGGTCGACGTAACCGTGTTCCTGGTCGACCCGGAAACCAACTTCGAAAAAGCCTGGGCCATCGTGCCCGAGTACTGGGGCGAAGCACCGCACCCGACCCTGACTGGTATCGGCGTGACCTGGCTGTATGGGTTCCAGTTCGAGATCAAGGTGATCGCGAAGCTGCCCTGA
- a CDS encoding lipid-A-disaccharide synthase N-terminal domain-containing protein: MDLELHWLDQPLTWLYWTGLHVTGWKLIGYTGALMFGGRWLVQFVASKRAGKPVIPRLFWYMSVVGSLMTLSYFLFSAKQDSVGVLQNLFPAFTALYSLQLDIKHRGWKRDRASH, encoded by the coding sequence ATGGATCTGGAGCTTCATTGGCTGGACCAGCCGCTGACCTGGTTGTACTGGACCGGCCTGCACGTGACCGGTTGGAAGCTGATCGGCTACACCGGTGCACTGATGTTCGGTGGCCGCTGGCTGGTCCAGTTCGTTGCGTCCAAGCGCGCCGGCAAGCCGGTGATCCCGCGCCTGTTCTGGTACATGAGCGTGGTCGGCAGCCTGATGACGCTGAGCTACTTCCTGTTCTCGGCCAAGCAGGACTCGGTGGGCGTGCTGCAGAACCTGTTCCCGGCGTTCACGGCGTTGTACAGCCTGCAACTGGACATCAAGCATCGCGGCTGGAAGCGGGACAGGGCCAGCCACTGA
- a CDS encoding efflux RND transporter periplasmic adaptor subunit gives MNLSRSFPLVGGLLLTVVLAGCSGNAQNPDASDAARKAAADDGHGHAADSTEAKAETRKVPDADEGVVQLTPEQIKASGIDVVAVGRGGGGSTRLSGRVEPSIGARASVASTVTGRVERVLVAPGTAVKQNQALAIVVSGEAAVFRANAVAAAAEAEAARLAHGRDKALVEQGVVARQELETSRARSLAAQAQAAAAQAQAAANGSPDSSGRVRITSPVAGIVGNVQVTPGGVVAAGSPVADVADPSMNELVFTAPPALAAQVSPGMTLEVSVPGGSFSATVTGSAADVRQQGGVAVIRATPVNAALPPAGSPVSAVVVTDGKDGALSVPADAVQNVDGSSAVFVAVEGGFKVQPVLAGRRAGDRIEILGGLSGSERIVGTNAFLLKAELAKGEAEHGH, from the coding sequence ATGAACCTGTCCCGTTCTTTCCCCCTGGTTGGTGGCCTGCTGCTGACCGTAGTGCTGGCTGGCTGCTCCGGCAACGCACAGAACCCGGACGCATCGGATGCCGCCCGCAAGGCAGCAGCCGACGATGGCCATGGCCACGCCGCTGACAGTACCGAAGCCAAGGCCGAAACACGCAAGGTGCCCGACGCTGACGAAGGCGTGGTGCAGCTGACGCCCGAGCAGATCAAGGCTTCCGGCATCGACGTGGTCGCCGTCGGCCGCGGCGGCGGCGGTTCGACGCGGCTGTCCGGCCGGGTCGAACCTTCGATCGGTGCGCGTGCATCGGTCGCCTCCACCGTGACCGGGCGTGTGGAGCGCGTGCTGGTCGCACCCGGCACCGCAGTGAAGCAGAACCAGGCGCTGGCGATCGTGGTCAGCGGCGAAGCGGCGGTGTTCCGCGCCAATGCGGTTGCCGCCGCTGCGGAAGCCGAGGCGGCGCGCCTGGCCCATGGCCGCGACAAGGCGCTGGTCGAGCAGGGCGTGGTCGCCCGCCAGGAACTGGAAACCTCACGCGCGCGCTCGCTGGCGGCGCAGGCGCAGGCCGCGGCCGCACAGGCACAGGCCGCCGCCAACGGTTCACCCGACAGCAGCGGCCGCGTGCGCATCACCAGCCCGGTGGCCGGCATCGTCGGCAACGTGCAGGTCACGCCGGGTGGCGTGGTGGCGGCCGGCAGCCCGGTGGCCGACGTCGCCGATCCGTCGATGAACGAGCTGGTGTTCACCGCACCGCCGGCGCTGGCCGCGCAGGTCAGCCCGGGCATGACGCTGGAAGTGAGCGTGCCGGGCGGCAGCTTCAGTGCCACCGTCACCGGTTCGGCCGCCGATGTGCGTCAGCAGGGCGGCGTAGCGGTAATCCGTGCCACGCCGGTCAATGCCGCATTGCCGCCAGCTGGTTCGCCGGTGTCTGCAGTAGTGGTCACCGACGGCAAGGATGGCGCGTTGAGCGTGCCGGCCGATGCCGTGCAGAACGTGGATGGCAGCAGCGCGGTATTCGTCGCCGTCGAGGGCGGCTTCAAGGTGCAACCGGTGCTGGCCGGCCGACGCGCCGGCGACCGCATCGAGATCCTCGGTGGCCTGAGCGGCAGCGAACGCATCGTCGGCACCAACGCGTTCCTGCTCAAGGCCGAACTGGCCAAGGGCGAAGCCGAGCACGGGCACTGA
- the rpmB gene encoding 50S ribosomal protein L28 — MSRVCQVSGKRVQTGNNVSHANNKTRRRFLPNLHERRFWVASENRWVKLRVSAHALRTIDKNGIDSVLAELRARGEKV; from the coding sequence ATGTCCCGCGTATGCCAGGTTTCCGGCAAGCGAGTGCAGACGGGTAACAACGTCTCGCACGCCAACAACAAGACCCGTCGTCGTTTCCTGCCCAACCTGCACGAGCGCCGCTTCTGGGTTGCCAGCGAAAACCGCTGGGTGAAGCTTCGTGTTTCCGCGCATGCACTGCGCACCATCGACAAGAACGGCATCGATTCCGTTCTGGCTGAGCTGCGTGCGCGCGGCGAAAAGGTCTGA
- a CDS encoding DUF885 family protein gives MKTRLAVALLIALSAPAVALAAPSTATAPASVATESPADAAFRALYEKEWKWRQDGGGEASEDEDAPANATRMPDVGPAAQQARLKMWDETLAALKKIDPKTLSPDNQVNYAIYRDQVFNLAEEVRLRGYEMPFNADSSFWSNLSFMARREMKTVQDYQNYIARLNDVPRYFGQQTDNMRAGLKRGFSVPRAVLDGREVSIATVAELKDPTESPLYAPFKKLPSTIPAAEQAKLQAQARAAISGKVVPAFQQLRTFFVNEYVPQARTTLAAEAMPDGKAYYKQQIHEYTTLDLSPDEIHRIGLDEVARIQKEMNDIIKQVKFKGSFAEFLTFLRTDPQFYAKTPEELLSRAAWISKRADGQLGKYMTLPRARFTIVPVPPDIAPFWTAGRGGMGTYWLNTYNLPSRPLYNLPALTLHESDPGHALQGAIAAEQKNLPEFRRNAYISAYGEGWALYCEKLGVEMGIYETPYEDFGRLTYEMWRATRLVIDTGVHSKGWSREQALAYLRDHTALSEHEVTTEVDRYISWPGQALSYKLGEIAIVRLRAQAEKELGDKFDIKGFHDTLLKQGSVPLPVLEQQIQAYIAERKKA, from the coding sequence GTGAAAACCCGTCTTGCCGTAGCCCTGCTCATCGCCCTGTCTGCCCCTGCCGTGGCCCTGGCCGCACCGTCCACCGCCACCGCCCCGGCCAGCGTGGCCACCGAATCGCCCGCCGATGCCGCCTTCCGCGCGCTGTACGAGAAGGAATGGAAGTGGCGCCAGGATGGCGGCGGCGAGGCCAGCGAGGACGAAGACGCCCCGGCCAACGCCACCCGCATGCCCGACGTCGGCCCGGCCGCGCAGCAGGCGCGCCTGAAGATGTGGGACGAGACCCTCGCCGCGCTGAAGAAGATCGATCCGAAGACCCTGTCGCCCGACAACCAGGTCAACTACGCGATCTACCGCGACCAGGTGTTCAACCTGGCCGAAGAAGTGCGCCTGCGCGGCTACGAGATGCCGTTCAACGCCGACTCCTCGTTCTGGTCCAACCTGTCCTTCATGGCCCGGCGCGAGATGAAGACCGTGCAGGACTACCAGAACTACATCGCACGGCTGAACGATGTGCCGCGCTACTTCGGCCAGCAGACCGACAACATGCGCGCCGGCCTCAAACGCGGCTTCAGCGTGCCGCGTGCGGTGCTCGACGGCCGCGAGGTATCCATCGCCACCGTCGCCGAGCTGAAGGACCCGACCGAATCGCCGTTGTACGCGCCGTTCAAGAAGCTGCCAAGCACCATCCCGGCCGCCGAGCAGGCCAAGCTGCAGGCGCAGGCGCGTGCGGCGATCAGTGGCAAGGTGGTGCCGGCGTTCCAGCAGCTGCGCACGTTCTTCGTCAACGAATACGTGCCGCAGGCACGCACCACCCTGGCCGCCGAAGCGATGCCCGACGGCAAGGCCTACTACAAGCAGCAGATCCACGAATACACCACGCTGGACCTGTCGCCGGACGAGATCCACCGCATCGGCCTGGATGAAGTGGCACGCATCCAGAAGGAAATGAACGACATCATCAAGCAGGTGAAGTTCAAGGGCAGCTTTGCCGAGTTCCTGACCTTCCTGCGTACCGATCCGCAGTTCTACGCCAAGACACCGGAAGAGCTGCTGTCGCGTGCCGCATGGATCTCAAAGCGCGCGGATGGCCAGCTCGGCAAGTACATGACATTGCCGCGCGCGCGCTTCACCATCGTGCCGGTGCCGCCGGACATCGCGCCGTTCTGGACCGCCGGCCGCGGTGGCATGGGCACCTATTGGCTCAATACCTACAACCTGCCGTCGCGCCCGCTGTACAACCTGCCGGCGTTGACCCTGCACGAATCCGATCCGGGCCATGCACTGCAGGGTGCCATCGCCGCCGAGCAGAAGAACCTGCCGGAGTTCCGCCGCAATGCTTACATCTCCGCCTATGGCGAAGGCTGGGCGCTGTACTGCGAGAAGCTGGGCGTGGAAATGGGCATCTACGAAACCCCGTACGAGGATTTCGGTCGCCTGACCTACGAGATGTGGCGCGCCACGCGCCTGGTGATCGACACTGGCGTGCACAGCAAGGGCTGGAGCCGCGAGCAGGCCCTGGCCTACCTGCGTGACCACACCGCGTTGAGCGAGCATGAAGTGACCACCGAGGTGGACCGCTACATTTCCTGGCCGGGCCAGGCGCTGAGTTACAAGCTGGGCGAGATCGCCATCGTGCGCCTGCGCGCGCAGGCGGAGAAGGAGCTGGGTGACAAGTTCGACATCAAGGGCTTCCACGACACGCTGCTGAAGCAGGGCTCAGTGCCGTTGCCGGTGCTGGAGCAGCAGATCCAGGCGTACATCGCCGAGCGCAAGAAGGCCTGA
- the dnaQ gene encoding DNA polymerase III subunit epsilon, giving the protein MSRIVALDTETTGISHRLGHRVIEIGAVELIDGQLSGRQFHTYLQPQRKVDWGAQRVHGISDAMLVGKPLFANKAAELLEFLRGSEMIAHNATFDVGFIDNELRLAGIAGTLAQHCRITCSLKLARNRWPGMPNKLDDVLQRLRIPGTRGLHGALKDAHLLAQVVPHLR; this is encoded by the coding sequence ATGAGTCGCATCGTCGCACTGGATACCGAAACCACCGGCATCTCGCATCGTCTGGGCCACCGGGTGATTGAAATCGGAGCGGTGGAGCTGATCGATGGACAGCTCAGCGGCCGCCAGTTCCACACTTACCTGCAGCCGCAGCGCAAAGTGGACTGGGGTGCGCAGCGCGTGCACGGCATCAGCGATGCGATGCTGGTGGGCAAGCCGCTGTTTGCCAACAAAGCCGCCGAGCTGCTGGAGTTCCTGCGTGGCAGCGAGATGATTGCGCACAACGCGACCTTCGATGTTGGCTTCATCGACAACGAGCTGCGCCTGGCCGGCATCGCTGGCACGCTGGCTCAGCACTGCCGCATCACCTGCAGCCTGAAGCTGGCCCGCAACCGTTGGCCGGGTATGCCCAACAAGCTCGACGATGTGCTGCAGCGACTGCGAATTCCCGGCACCCGCGGCCTGCACGGTGCCTTGAAGGACGCGCACCTGCTGGCCCAGGTGGTGCCGCACCTGCGCTGA
- a CDS encoding glycosyltransferase family 2 protein, with protein sequence MSQPELSVVVPVFNEHDNVAPLVAEITAALRGRLPFEIVYIDDHSRDDTLAVLQGLKATTPELRVLHHVSQSGQSTAVRTGVKHARAPWIATLDGDGQNDPADIPKLLQARSAAATEVKLFAGWRVNRQDSGSKRWASKWANAIRARMLRDDTPDTGCGIKLFERNAFLDLPYFDHMHRYLPALMQRAGWKTISVPVNHRHRTAGVSKYNNLGRALVGIRDLRGVAWLITRSKRTAVEER encoded by the coding sequence ATGAGCCAACCCGAGCTGTCCGTTGTTGTCCCGGTATTCAATGAGCACGACAACGTCGCGCCGCTGGTGGCTGAAATCACCGCTGCGCTGCGCGGCCGGCTGCCGTTCGAGATCGTCTACATCGACGATCATTCGCGCGATGACACCCTGGCCGTGCTGCAGGGGCTGAAGGCCACCACGCCGGAACTGCGGGTGCTGCACCATGTCTCGCAGAGCGGGCAGAGCACCGCGGTACGTACCGGCGTCAAGCACGCGCGTGCACCGTGGATCGCCACCCTCGACGGTGACGGCCAGAACGATCCGGCCGACATCCCCAAGCTGCTGCAAGCCCGCAGCGCCGCCGCCACCGAGGTCAAGCTGTTCGCCGGCTGGCGCGTCAACCGTCAGGACAGCGGCAGCAAGCGTTGGGCCAGCAAGTGGGCCAACGCCATCCGCGCGCGCATGCTGCGCGATGACACCCCCGATACCGGCTGCGGCATCAAGCTGTTCGAGCGCAATGCTTTTCTCGATCTGCCGTACTTCGACCATATGCATCGCTACCTGCCGGCGCTGATGCAGCGCGCCGGCTGGAAGACCATCAGCGTGCCGGTCAACCACCGCCATCGCACGGCCGGCGTGTCCAAGTACAACAACCTGGGCCGCGCGCTGGTCGGCATCCGCGACCTGCGCGGCGTGGCCTGGCTGATCACCCGCAGCAAGCGCACCGCGGTGGAGGAGCGTTGA
- a CDS encoding TolC family protein, translated as MSILTRRSPRATGLVVAVLLGLMPAAQVAAQAAPSYDTLLERLDQLPGTRVGAALAEAADARADQARALPNPSLSYSAENAWGTGSYGGMGRADTVLTLSQPLEVWGQRGARVRAARAEAQAAALRGSQSRSDVASQLAAIYAQAESALRRYSLADEALTLTRDDAAAVNAMVKHGREPQLRAVQAQSEVANASAALDEAQAFRDAALARLAGAALLDTPVQTIDNSLLDRAPPAPRGATDVALAVRVAEAEVDAAGRLVDVERKRALPDLSVTAAQTRFREDREQAYTLGVSLSIPLFDRNRGGIRAASAEQRAAEARLDQQRRDSEAERLSAVAGLKAAGSRTRAADESVVAAEEAYRLARVGFDAGRISQLELRSTRSALIAARGTAVDARLSRVGAEIDLARLEGRAPFVEAR; from the coding sequence ATGTCGATCCTGACACGTCGGTCGCCGCGCGCGACCGGGCTGGTCGTCGCCGTGCTGCTGGGCCTGATGCCCGCCGCACAGGTCGCCGCACAAGCCGCACCTTCGTATGACACCCTTCTGGAACGTCTCGACCAGCTGCCAGGCACGCGTGTCGGCGCGGCATTGGCCGAGGCGGCCGACGCCCGCGCCGACCAGGCCCGGGCGCTGCCCAACCCCTCCCTGTCCTACTCGGCCGAGAATGCCTGGGGCACCGGCTCCTACGGCGGCATGGGCAGGGCCGACACCGTGCTTACCCTGTCCCAGCCGCTGGAGGTCTGGGGCCAGCGTGGCGCGCGCGTCCGCGCGGCCCGCGCCGAGGCACAGGCCGCTGCCCTGCGCGGTTCGCAGAGCCGCAGCGATGTCGCCAGCCAGTTGGCGGCGATCTACGCACAGGCGGAAAGCGCCCTGCGTCGCTACAGCCTGGCCGACGAAGCGCTGACCCTCACCCGCGACGACGCGGCGGCAGTCAACGCCATGGTCAAGCACGGGCGCGAGCCACAGTTGCGCGCCGTGCAGGCACAAAGCGAAGTGGCCAATGCCAGCGCCGCGCTGGATGAGGCGCAAGCCTTCCGCGATGCCGCACTGGCCCGCCTGGCCGGTGCCGCCCTGCTGGATACACCGGTGCAGACCATCGACAACAGCCTGCTCGACCGCGCACCGCCTGCACCGCGTGGCGCCACCGATGTAGCACTGGCCGTGCGTGTCGCCGAAGCCGAGGTGGATGCGGCCGGTCGCCTGGTCGATGTGGAGCGCAAGCGTGCCCTGCCCGACCTCAGCGTCACGGCCGCACAGACGCGTTTCCGCGAGGACCGCGAGCAGGCCTACACGCTCGGCGTCAGCCTCTCGATTCCGCTGTTCGACCGCAACCGTGGTGGCATCCGCGCCGCCAGTGCCGAACAGCGCGCGGCCGAGGCACGGCTGGACCAGCAGCGTCGCGACAGCGAAGCGGAACGGTTGTCGGCGGTGGCAGGCCTGAAGGCCGCCGGCAGCCGTACCCGCGCCGCCGACGAAAGCGTGGTCGCGGCCGAGGAAGCCTATCGCCTGGCCCGCGTCGGCTTCGACGCCGGACGCATCTCGCAGCTGGAGCTGCGCAGCACCCGCAGTGCACTCATCGCCGCCCGCGGCACCGCCGTGGACGCGCGCTTGTCGCGCGTCGGCGCGGAAATCGATCTCGCCCGCCTCGAAGGGCGCGCACCTTTTGTGGAGGCCCGATGA
- a CDS encoding CusA/CzcA family heavy metal efflux RND transporter, with protein sequence MFKLIIETAVRHRWLVVALAALVAAVGLFQLGKLPIDAVPDITNRQVQINTVAPALTPEQIERQVTYPLETALAGIPGLTTTRSLSRNGFSQVTAIFTDATDIYFARQQVAERMREASEDLPDGASPMLSPVTTGLGEVLMWTVDFTAFDPAKLAKPGEAGWQAGEVYRTPEGNLLRTPEERATYLRTVQDWIIAPQMRSSPGLAGVDTVGGYVKEYGVHPDSARLAAHGLGLADLVTALQRSNVQAGAGFVQRAGEGLVVRADGLALTTDDLAQAPVATRNGVVVRVADVATVELSRAPRLGAASRNGHEAVLGTALMIAGGNSRTVAQAAAARLEQVNKSLPADIVAAPVLDRSVLVNSTIKTVARNLTEGALLVVVVLFLLLGNLRAATITALVIPLSFLFAVIGMNRFGISGNLMSLGALDFGILVDGAVIVIESTLLMLGQRRAELGRALTAMERLRVAADSARRMARPAAFGQLIILLVFAPILTLEGVEGKTFHPMAATFMLALVGAFIFSFTFVPAMAALMVREPKLKEGEAHSDDGEHETKLIRVLRGRIEPIIRQAVARPRAVVAGAGLMLLVGIGSFGLLGREFMPTLDEGNVAMQALRVPSTSLEQSLAMQLALEKAIAQQPEVETVFSRTGTAEAAIDPMPTNISDSVIVLKPRADWPDPKLGKEALVARFEKLAGQQLGNSFEFSQPIELRFNELISGVRTDLAVMIFGDDFSQLQKVADQVALKLRAVEGAADVRVEQISGLPTLNVKIDHVAAAQYGLTAADVSDALSTGIGGTAAGKIFEGDRRFDVVVRLDDSARNDPDQLASLPIATPAGVVIPLSSVARISVSEGPNQISRNNGSRRVVVQANVRGRDLGGFVGEAQTAVADVALPPGAYLTWGGQFENLQRAEKRLATVVPVVFLLIGSLLFMALRSGKEAILVFSCVPLALVGGILALLLRGMPFSVSAAVGFIAVSGVATLNGLVLMQAIRERLDAGDLPMMAAINGASSRIRAVLTTALVAIVGFIPMAIASGSGAEVQKPLATVVIGGLITATVLTLLVLPTFAARVAKVRAAG encoded by the coding sequence ATGTTCAAGCTCATCATTGAAACCGCGGTACGCCACCGCTGGCTGGTCGTGGCCCTGGCTGCACTCGTTGCCGCCGTAGGCCTGTTCCAGCTCGGCAAGCTGCCGATCGATGCGGTACCGGACATCACCAACCGCCAGGTGCAGATCAACACCGTGGCACCGGCACTGACGCCCGAGCAGATCGAGCGGCAGGTGACCTATCCGCTGGAAACCGCGCTGGCCGGCATCCCCGGCCTGACCACCACCCGTTCGCTGTCGCGCAATGGCTTCTCGCAGGTCACCGCGATCTTCACCGACGCCACCGACATCTACTTCGCCCGCCAGCAGGTGGCCGAACGCATGCGCGAGGCCTCCGAAGACCTGCCTGATGGTGCGTCGCCGATGCTGTCGCCGGTCACCACCGGACTCGGCGAGGTGTTGATGTGGACGGTGGATTTCACCGCGTTCGACCCTGCCAAGCTGGCCAAGCCCGGTGAAGCGGGCTGGCAGGCCGGCGAGGTCTACCGCACGCCGGAAGGCAATCTGCTGCGCACGCCGGAAGAGCGCGCCACCTACCTGCGCACCGTGCAGGACTGGATCATCGCACCGCAGATGCGCTCCAGCCCCGGGCTGGCAGGCGTCGACACCGTCGGTGGCTACGTGAAGGAGTACGGCGTGCATCCGGACAGCGCGCGGTTGGCCGCGCATGGCCTGGGCCTGGCCGACCTGGTGACGGCACTGCAGCGCTCCAACGTGCAGGCCGGTGCCGGTTTCGTGCAGCGTGCCGGCGAGGGCCTGGTGGTGCGTGCCGATGGCTTGGCGCTGACCACCGACGACCTTGCGCAGGCGCCGGTAGCGACCCGCAATGGCGTGGTGGTGCGCGTGGCCGATGTGGCCACCGTGGAACTGAGCCGCGCGCCGCGTCTGGGTGCGGCCAGCCGCAACGGCCACGAGGCCGTGCTGGGCACCGCGCTGATGATTGCCGGTGGCAACAGCCGCACCGTGGCGCAGGCCGCTGCCGCGCGCCTTGAACAGGTGAACAAATCGCTGCCGGCCGACATCGTGGCAGCGCCGGTGCTGGACCGTAGCGTGCTGGTCAATTCCACCATCAAGACCGTGGCCAGGAACCTCACCGAGGGCGCGCTGCTGGTGGTGGTGGTGCTGTTCCTGCTGCTCGGCAACCTGCGCGCGGCGACGATCACCGCACTGGTGATCCCGCTGTCGTTCCTGTTCGCGGTGATCGGCATGAACCGCTTCGGCATCAGCGGCAACCTGATGAGCCTGGGTGCACTGGACTTCGGCATCCTGGTGGACGGTGCGGTGATCGTGATCGAATCAACACTGCTGATGCTGGGCCAGCGCCGTGCCGAACTGGGCCGTGCGTTGACCGCGATGGAGCGCCTGCGCGTAGCGGCCGATTCGGCGCGCAGGATGGCGCGACCTGCAGCGTTCGGCCAGCTGATCATCCTGCTGGTGTTCGCGCCGATCCTCACTCTGGAAGGTGTGGAAGGCAAAACGTTCCACCCGATGGCCGCCACCTTCATGCTGGCCCTGGTGGGTGCCTTCATCTTCTCCTTCACCTTTGTGCCGGCGATGGCTGCACTGATGGTTCGCGAGCCAAAGCTCAAGGAAGGCGAGGCACACAGCGATGATGGCGAGCACGAAACGAAGCTGATCCGCGTGCTGCGTGGGCGTATCGAGCCGATCATCCGCCAGGCCGTCGCGCGTCCGCGGGCGGTGGTGGCCGGTGCGGGCCTGATGCTGCTGGTGGGCATCGGTTCGTTCGGCCTGCTCGGCCGCGAGTTCATGCCGACCCTGGATGAAGGCAACGTGGCGATGCAGGCACTGCGCGTGCCGTCTACTTCACTGGAGCAGTCGCTGGCGATGCAGCTGGCACTGGAAAAGGCGATTGCCCAGCAACCGGAGGTGGAAACGGTGTTCTCGCGTACCGGCACCGCTGAAGCGGCGATCGACCCGATGCCGACCAACATTTCCGACAGCGTGATCGTGCTCAAGCCACGTGCGGACTGGCCCGATCCGAAGCTGGGCAAGGAGGCCCTGGTGGCCCGCTTCGAAAAGCTGGCCGGCCAGCAGCTGGGCAACAGCTTCGAGTTCAGCCAGCCGATCGAGCTGCGCTTCAACGAGCTGATTTCCGGCGTGCGGACCGATCTGGCGGTGATGATCTTCGGCGATGACTTCAGCCAGCTGCAGAAGGTCGCCGATCAGGTGGCGCTGAAACTGCGTGCGGTGGAGGGTGCGGCCGATGTGCGCGTGGAGCAGATTTCAGGCCTGCCCACGCTCAACGTCAAGATCGACCATGTGGCAGCGGCGCAGTACGGATTGACCGCCGCGGACGTCAGCGATGCGCTGTCCACCGGCATCGGCGGCACGGCAGCCGGCAAGATCTTCGAGGGCGACCGCCGCTTTGACGTGGTGGTGCGGCTGGATGACAGCGCACGCAACGACCCGGATCAGCTGGCCTCGCTGCCGATCGCCACGCCGGCTGGCGTGGTGATCCCGCTGTCCTCGGTGGCCCGCATCAGCGTCAGCGAAGGGCCGAACCAGATCAGCCGCAACAATGGCAGCCGGCGGGTGGTGGTGCAGGCCAACGTGCGCGGCCGCGATCTCGGCGGCTTCGTTGGCGAAGCACAGACCGCCGTCGCAGACGTGGCGCTGCCACCGGGTGCGTACCTGACCTGGGGTGGCCAGTTCGAGAACCTGCAGCGTGCGGAAAAGCGCCTGGCCACGGTGGTGCCGGTGGTGTTCCTGCTGATCGGCAGCCTGCTGTTCATGGCCCTGCGCAGTGGCAAGGAAGCCATTCTGGTCTTCAGCTGCGTACCGCTGGCGCTGGTCGGCGGCATCCTCGCCCTGCTGCTGCGCGGCATGCCGTTCTCGGTGTCGGCAGCGGTGGGCTTCATCGCCGTGTCCGGCGTGGCCACGCTCAACGGCCTGGTGCTGATGCAGGCGATCCGTGAGCGCCTGGACGCCGGTGACCTGCCGATGATGGCCGCGATCAATGGTGCGTCCAGCCGTATCCGCGCGGTGCTGACCACGGCGCTGGTGGCGATCGTCGGTTTCATCCCGATGGCGATTGCCAGTGGTTCCGGTGCGGAAGTGCAGAAGCCGCTGGCGACGGTGGTGATCGGTGGCTTGATCACTGCCACGGTGCTGACCCTGCTGGTGCTGCCGACCTTCGCCGCGCGCGTGGCGAAGGTGCGGGCGGCAGGCTGA
- a CDS encoding LysR family transcriptional regulator — translation MDRFEAMRAFARVVETGSFTRAAHTLQLSRTTVTQLVQQLEARLQLRLLNRTTRRVSVTADGAAYYPRIVRLLAELEEVEGGLGDAAAQPRGRLRIDVPGPFARLLLVPAVPGFQARYPEIQLEVGVSDREVDVIADNVDCVIRGGTPADPALVARPLASLPIGFHASPSYVQQFGAPQHPRALEGPDHHTVGFLSPRSGRARVFTAQRGAERIEVQGRYTLGFDDGNAYLAAGLAGLGVVALPSYMAAPHVARGELLPVLHDWQLPPMPMHVMFPPNRHMSQRLRVFIDWVVEALG, via the coding sequence ATGGATCGCTTCGAGGCGATGCGGGCTTTTGCCCGGGTGGTGGAGACCGGCAGCTTCACCCGCGCCGCGCATACCCTGCAGCTCAGCCGCACCACGGTCACCCAGCTGGTGCAACAGCTGGAGGCGCGTCTGCAGTTGCGGCTGCTCAACCGGACTACGCGCCGGGTCAGCGTCACCGCCGATGGCGCGGCGTACTACCCGCGCATCGTGCGTCTGCTGGCCGAGCTGGAAGAGGTGGAGGGTGGGCTGGGCGATGCCGCCGCCCAACCGCGCGGTCGCCTGCGCATCGATGTTCCCGGCCCGTTCGCACGGCTGCTGCTGGTGCCGGCGGTGCCCGGCTTCCAGGCGCGCTACCCGGAGATCCAGCTGGAGGTGGGGGTCAGCGACCGCGAGGTCGATGTGATCGCCGACAACGTCGACTGCGTGATCCGTGGCGGTACCCCGGCCGACCCGGCGCTGGTGGCGCGACCGTTGGCGAGCCTGCCGATCGGCTTCCATGCCAGCCCAAGCTATGTGCAGCAGTTCGGCGCGCCGCAACACCCGCGCGCGCTGGAAGGGCCGGACCACCACACGGTCGGTTTCCTCAGCCCGCGCAGTGGCCGCGCCCGCGTTTTCACCGCGCAGCGTGGCGCCGAGCGCATCGAAGTGCAGGGCCGCTACACGCTGGGCTTCGATGACGGCAACGCCTATCTGGCGGCGGGACTGGCCGGCCTCGGCGTGGTCGCGCTGCCCAGCTACATGGCCGCACCGCACGTGGCACGCGGCGAGCTGCTGCCCGTGCTGCACGATTGGCAGCTGCCGCCGATGCCGATGCACGTGATGTTCCCGCCGAACCGGCACATGAGCCAGCGGCTGCGGGTGTTCATTGATTGGGTGGTGGAGGCGCTGGGGTGA